The Leptospira mtsangambouensis sequence TGCGAATCATAAGAGGAAAAATTTCTTCTGACAAACGATTCACGGCTGTTAGTTTTTCATATGTAGAAATTCCTTCCCTTTCTTCGACTTCCTTTACTTTTTCTTTCCAATTCATAAAGGCAACGTACACGGCATAAAGAACATGGCCTCTTTCGTCTGGAAAGTTCTCCAACAAATAAACATACGTTTTATCCCGGTCCCCTTTCCAGAGATAGGATTCTTTTCCTCGAAGGGTTTCTAAAAAATCGCGTAAATCGGAAGGATAACCAGGTCCTTGTAGAACCTCTGGTCGATTTTGTAACCTCTGCCAATAGACCTCAGAACGAGAATCGAAGGAGGACTGTTTAGGATCCGAGTTCGCTTTTTTCTGAAAAAGGAAATAGACAAGACCACCCAAAAGGAGGGAAAGTAGAATCAGTATGAAAAGGAAGATGATAGTTTTCTTTTTATTAACAGGCATTGTCTTTTTGGCGAATGGTTGTAAAAAACAATCGGACGAAGAATCTGATACAGAACTTCTAAGTTCGATCCTTTCGCAGGGGAACGCCATTAATTCGGCTTGTCAAAGATTTATTTTGTCAGAAGCAAATTGTGTGGCAGCAGCAGATTCTAGTTTGTCAGTTTGTTCCAATCTTTCTTCTCGATTAAAAGGAGAAATTCTCCCGCAAGAATTAAGTACAGATGCTGTTGCCATTTTATATTTCGATTGTTTTACTAGAGTCAATTTGGCTTATAATCTAGCCAAAGCATGCAATCAAAATTCTTTTAATTCCAATTCCGATTATCGAAGAGTCCAAAGAACAGGGACCTCTCAAGCGGAACTTTCTTTTCGAGAGGCTTTTAACCAATGTGCTTCACTAGAGAACGCAGTTCCTCCTGCTGACTCTGGACTTCGAGAAACCGACACGGTTCTCCGTTCCGATCCGTTTTAATATCCACATAAGGAGTGTTATATGTCACTTGTCACAAAAGACCAACTGGTCCAAAAACTAAATCCGATTTATCTTCCGCATGAAATTGAAGAACGAATTCTTCCCTTAGCGGAAGAAATCAACCGTCTCAAAAAAGAAAAAAATGCAGTGATCCTCGGTCATAATTATATGACTCCTGATGTTTTTTGGGGAGTGTCCGATATCATTGGAGATTCTTTATACCTTTCTAAAATGGCAAAGGAAACCACTGCCTCTATGATTCTTTTTAATGGGGTTCATTTTATGGCAGAAACTGCCAAAATTTTATCTCCAGAAAAAAAAGTTCTCATCGCTGATATGAAAGCAGGATGTTCTCTAGCGGAAGCCATTACAAGAGATGATGTTAAGGCACTCAAAGCAAAATATCCAGGTGTTCCTGTAGTTACGTATGTCAACTGTTCGGCGGAGGTAAAAGCAGAAACAGATGTTTGTTGTACTTCGGCAAATGCTTTACAAATCGTAAATGCAATTGAAGGGGATACTGTCATTTTTCTTCCAGATGAATATTTAGCTGGGAATGTCAGAAACCAAACTTCCAAAACCATTATTTCTCATCCAGGTCGTTGTATGGTGCACGAAATATACACTCCAGAAGATATCCGTTCCGCAAAACGATTGTTTTCTGGTAACTTGACTGTCATCACTCATCCAGAGTGTCATGAAGATGTTGTGAAAGAAGCGGATTTTTCAGGATCTACATCACAGATGGTTGATTTCATTCGCCAAAGCAAAACAAACAAAATTATGTTAGTAACAGAATGTTCTATGGGTGATAATCTGCGTGCTGAATTTCCTGAAAAGGAATTTGTATCCACTTGCCAGACTTGTCCTCATATGAAAAAAATTACTCTGGAAAAAGTAAGAGATGCTCTTTTGAAAGAACAGTTTGAAATCTTTTTAGATGAAGAAGTCATTCGCCTTGCCCAAAAGTCAGTCAATCGTATGTTAGAATTGAGTTATAAAAAGTAGGATCTATGTTTAGAGTTGGAAACGGAATCGATTTTCATAAATTAATCCATGAACCCTTTCGTCCACTGGTGCTTGCCGGTGTTGAGGTAAAATCAGAATTTGCATTTCTTGGTCATAGTGATGCCGACGTGATTTTGCATGCAGTGGCAGATGCCATTTTGGGAGCTTTGGCTTTAGGAGATATTGGAGTTCATTTTCCGGATACAGACCCTCAGTATAAAAATATGAAATCTTCTCGGATCATTGAAAAGTGTTTGGATTTGATGATTGAGAAAAAGTTTAAACTAGTGAATATTGATTGTACATATGTTGGTGACCATCCAAAGATCAATCCGATTCGTGCAGAACTTAATGCTTCTTTGGCAAGCATCACCAAATTGCCGTTAGACTGCGTTTCGATTAAAGCCACTACCTCTGAAGGAATGGGATCACTCGGTCGTAGCGAAGGTGTGATGGTAATGGCTACTGTTTTACTCGAAAGTACAAAGGCAAAATCTTAGAATAGTTTTTGTTTTCCGTCAGCGATGTAGTTTAGGTCTGCATCGCTAAAAAATAAAAAAAGAAGTTTTGATATCGTGTTTGGTTTGGTTTCTACATCCCAGGTTCCATGAATGCGAACGCCGTTCTGGGTGGATTCCAAACGGTAGGTTTCTTTTAGTACTTGGTAATGTTTAAAACCTTCAGTTGCGATTTGGAATTCGGAATTTCCTTGTGAATTTGCAACGGTTGTTGTACATTTGACAACCTCTCCCATGACCTTGGATTCCCAAGTTTCTCCGACCACAGGTGCACGAAAGGATTTGGGCTGAAACGAGTCATAAAGTACTTTTTGCACTTGTTCTGGTTTGTTTGTAACTTCCCAGGTTCTTTCTACTTTTGTTGTACTTTGTCGAAATACAGCTACCGCAAAAACCAAAACAAAAACACCAAAGACACGAAGATACCAAATCATATCTCCATTGAAAAATCTATTGCCTAGGGATCGATTGAAATTTATTTTTCTCCTACCGAAGGGAAACTTGAGGTGAGGGTTTTGCCACTGCACGCTGGAAGAGAAATATCATCAAAACGTGTCTCGGGACTGGTGCAGGTGTACCAACGTGAAAATCACCTATCCCGCCACGCCAATCCGTTTCCTGAAATTTTAGATGATATTGTCTATAATCGAATTTTAAAAGATCCTAACTATTGGATTTCACAAGACCTGGAAGATAAAATCATCCAAATTGTTTCTCAATCTCTAGATATTTCAGGAATTTTATACCATCTAGGAACTGAAAGTCTCATTACAAATGCATATGATTTATTGCCCCTAGACGATTCTCGGATTGATTTAGAAGAGATGATTTGTCGCCTCCCCATTTTGATTGGTCGACTAACACGAGTCGTATATTTGAATGTAAAAACAATTTCCGATCAAAAGGTTTTGTTTGTATTTAAATATTTGCCTGAGTACCAAGAGAAGTGGTATGATGCCGTCTTTTTTCAAGGAATGCTCAATGGCCTTGCCGTACTTTTTGAACTAAAAACCTTTGCGATTCGAATGACAAAAACCAAACTTTTTGGAATCCATGTTTCTCATAAGGAGTTGGGTGAGGACATTCAGTTTGGCGCAGATTCCAATGAATATGAATTGGAGTGGTCGGAAGATAATTTATTTTTGTCGCGATCTCGTTTAACAAAAGATGATGTCAGTAACAGGCATCGAGTGATGGTCACTTCTCGAATCGATTCACAGTTAGAAGAAATATCAATTGTGGATGTCAAAGATGTGGTTCGAAGGTCAAGAGAACTAGCCATTGAAAACAGGGATTTGGAAGCGGCTGTTGAAGTATTAAAATCTTTCAAACAAGAGTTGGAAAAAAAACAACTCTCCATGGCAAAAGACTTACGGCTTGCAAAAAACATCCAGAAAGGTTTAATTCCAGAAATCATCCCCGATTGGAACGGTATCCAATTTTGGACAGGATTTACTCCGATGCAGGAAGTCAGTGGGGATTATTACGATTATTTTCCATATCATACGAATAAGTTAGGAGTGGCTGTTTGTGATGTATCCGGCCATGGTGTTCCGGCTGCTTTTATTACCGCCTTATCGAAGTTATTATTTTCTAATTTTAAAAAAACAAAACCTTCTGAAACTTTCAAACTGATTAACAGAGAATTATTGGATTTAGTAAAACAACAAGGATACACAACCTGTGTTTATGTTTTGATTCATGACGATTATAAAGTCATTTATTCTGTGGCTGGACATCCAAGACCTATACTTTATCGTGCTAATACCAAACGGGCTGAAATTTGTGAAGGGGATGGAACTTTCCTTGGAATGTTTCCTGACGCAGGCGATACTTTCCAGGACTTTCAAATTCAATTGGAGCCGGGTGATAAATTATTTTTGTACACCGATGGACTCACGGAAGCAGAAAACGACAAAGGGGTTCAATATGGGGAAACAAAATTAATCCAAATCATTGAATCATGTGCTGAAAAATCAATCCAGGAAACAGTGGAATTCATTTTATCAAACCACAAAGAGTTTACGATGGGGACAGACCCAATGGATGACATCACTCTTTTGGGTCTTCAATTATCTCCAAGACTTGCTGAGTTTAATATCATTAAAGCAAAGGCAGATGAGGTTTATCGAAAAAAAGAATATAAAGATGCTTTGTTTTTTTACGAACAAGCCCATCAAATATTACCACGTGAACTTGATACTCAACTTTTTTACGGGAAGGCACTTGCTTATAATGGAAATTATGAAGAAGCAATTTCATTATTAGAGTCTTATAATAAATTTAAAACAAATCATTACAAGTCCCATTCCGTTTTAGGTTATTGTTATTACCAAATGGAAATGTTTGATAAAGCGGAAATCGAATGGAAAAAAGCTCATTCCATTAACGATTCGAACCTATCCAATTTATATAACTTAGCACAATTGTATCGTAAAATAAACCAAAAGAAAAAAATGAAAGATGTGATTGAGAAGATGAAACGAATTGAGGAATCCTACCTTCATATCCTTCCACTTGAAAAAAAGTGGGAGTCTTTACCTGATGAATAAAATAAAAATCTTAATTCTATCGTTTTGTTTTTTTCATTTTAGTTTTCCAAAGGATCATTCTTTTCATTCTGATTTTGGATTGGAATGGTGTTATTTTGTTGGGCATCTGGAATCCGCATCCGGAAATCGATATGGATATGAATTGTCTTTTTTTCGTTTAAAAATTTCAAACGATCAAGATTGGAACCCAGAAGTTTTTCCAGTCCATTTTGCAATTTCTGATTTTACGGGTAAAAAACACAAAACATCTCAGACCATGAAACGAACAATAGGTGATCTTTCCGGATATTCTGATAAAACCATTTATAGTGGCGATTATCATCTGGAAATTATTTCTAAAGATAAATTTCATATCAAAGCAAGTTCCAAATCCAAAAATTTGAGTTTGGATTTGGACTTAGAAGGAAATGGAAAGATTCTAGTACATGGAAAAGATGGCCTATCGATTAAATCCAATCGAAACCCTAGTATATTTTCGTATTACTATAGTTATCCGAGGCTTTACACAAAAGGAACTCTAAAATTTGATGAAAAAATAGAAACCATCATTTCGGGAGATTCTTGGATGGATCATGAATGGAGTGAACGGAACGCAAAATCAATTCCAAGTTTGGCCACGGGAGAAACAGGTTGGGATTGGATTTGTTTGTCAGATATTTCAGGTGGTGATTATGTGTTCTTTCGGTTTCGCGAATCTCCCACAATGTCTCCAGAAGTTTTTGGAACCTATCGTGATCCTAAAGGAAAAGTGACCTCTTGGATGAAACCAGGCCAAATCCAGATGGAGAGCACCGGGTCTATTTGGAAAAGTCCAAATACAAAAATTGAATACCCACTCCACTGGAAAATCCGATACCCGGATGGGGAATGGTTGGTTTCTCCCATTTTCAATGAACAAGAGTTTGATGGAACAAAGACAACGGCAACAATTTATTGGGAAGGTGGCGTAGAAGCCAAAGACCCAATTCAAAAAAAGTCTGCTAAAGGATATTTAGAATTGAAAGGTTATAAAAAACCGAAAGAGTGGTGGGAGTTCTAGGATATGTGGAAATATTTTTTAAAACGTTTTTTACTCATTTTTCCAACCCTACTTGGAATCACTTTTCTTGTTTTTTTGATTTCTCATTTTGCCCCCGGTGGACCACTCAATAGCGAGATTGCAAAAATAAAAGGTGCGGGAAACTTAGCAGGTGCTTCCACCAAACAAATTTCGCAGGAAGAAATTGAATTAATCAAACAAAGACTCCACTTAGACAAACCGGCACCTGTTGCTTATTTACTTTGGTTGAAACAAATTGTACAGTTTGATTTGGGAGAATCTCGTTTGCATTCCAGAAAAGTTTCAGACCTCATTGTTGAAAAACTTCCTGTATCGCTTTTTTTTGGACTCTCTGGTTTTTTCTTAACTTATTTGATCTGTATTCCTTTGGGAATCCAGAAGGCATTAAAAGAAGGAAGCAGATTTGATTTTATTTCTAGTTTCATTATCTTTTTTACTTATTCACTTCCGGTATTTGCCTTTGCAATGTTACTTTTGTATTTGTTTGCTTCTGGCGAAGTATTTTCCTTTTTTCCTTTGGGACACGAAGTCTCAGACTTTTATGAAGATTTGAGTTTTTGGGGAAAGGTGAACGATCGCCTTGCTCATATGTTCCTACCTGTCATCTGTTATGTGGTAGGTAGTTTTGCTGTTCTTACTTTGTTAATGAAAAACAGTCTACTCGATCAAATTGCAAAGGAATCTGTTCGAACTGCTGTTTCAAAAGGACTTAGTTTTTCTGATTCGATTTTTCATCATGCTTTTCGAAACTCTCTCATTCCCATAGCGACTGGTTTTGGAAGTAATCTAACTCTGATTTTCTCCGGTTCTTTGTTTATTGAACTAGTATTTAATATTGATGGAATGGGGCTTTTAAGTTTTGAAGCAGTAAGAGAAAGAGATACTGATCTAATGATGGGACTACTCCTTGCGCAGAGTTTTTTAGGACTAATCGGAAAAATTGTCTCTGATTTTTGTTATATTCTCATTGACCCGAGGATTGATTTCGAATGAATTTTATTTCAAACCCGGCAAACATACGTAAGTGGGAAAAGTTTAAAAAAAACAAAAGAGCTTACTACTCTTTATTGATTTTGTTATATACTTATGTATTGTCTTTGTTTTCCCCTCTGTTAATTAATAACAAACCACTTATTGTTTTTTATGAAGGAAGTGTTTCCTTTCCTATTTTTAGTTTTTATCCAGAAACAACATTTGGGGGAAATAATTTAACAGAACCTAATTACAAAAAGTTGAGCAGAGAAGAAAGATTCACCAACTCATCAAATTATATGTTGTTTCCTCCAATTCCTTTTGGAGTCAATGAAGACAACCTAGACAGTTTGGAAGAAGGAACCAACCCTCCTTCTAAACCAAACGTTCGCCACTGGATGGGAACTGATGACAGGGGACGCGATGTATTTACTCGTATTATTTACGGTTATCGTTTGGCGATGACCTTCAGTTTAATCCTCATCATTGTTGAGATTTTTTTGGCATCTTTTATTGGAGGGATCCAAGGTTATTTTGTAGGGCGGCTCGATTTGTTTTTGCAACGAATCATAGAAATTCTTTCAGCCATTCCATTTTTATATTTAATTTTGATTATGGGTTCTTTTTTTGGAAGGGGATTTCTTGTTTTGATTGTTACCTATGGCTCTCTTAGTTGGATTGGGTTAAGTTATTATATGCGTGGGGAATTTTTGAAGCTCCGCAAACAACAGTTTGTTGATGCAGCAAAAACTTTAGGTGCATCTTCTTTTTCCATCATCATGCGTCATTTGTTGCCAAACTCATTAACTCCTCTGGTTACTTTTTTACCTTTTATTTTAATCTCCGCAATTTCCGTGTTATCTGCACTTGACTTTTTAGGATATGGAATTCCTGCTCCCAATCCTTCATGGGGAGAGTTGATTGGGCAGGGAAGAGAAAGGCTCACAGCATGGTGGCTCATCACTTTCCCATCAGTTGCCTTGTTCCTTACTATTTTGTTTTCTGCTTTTGTGGGTGAAGGATTGCGGGATGCATTCGATCCGAAAGACAAGGTGGTTTACGAATGACAAATATCAAAAAAGCCATCCAAGTCAAAGATCTTTCCATTCAAATCAAAACTGACGATGGAATTTTGTCCATTGTGGATCATGTTAATTTTGATTTGGTTTCTGGGGAAACTTTGGCTCTTGTTGGAGAGTCAGGTTGTGGAAAGTCAATCACCAGTTTAGCATTGACCAAACTTCTTCCTTCCAACACAACAGTGTATCCTACTGGATCGATTTTGTTTGGAGAAAATGATTTATTAAAATCGGATCCAAACCACCTAAGATCAGTTCGTGGAAGAGAAATATCTTACGTTTTTCAAGAACCTTTTTCTGCTTTGAACCCACTCCATAAAATCGGCAACCAATTGACAGAAGGATTTTTGTTACATGGGCTCGGATCTAAAGAAGAAGCAGAAGAAAAGGCTATCTATTTACTAGAACGTGTTGGGATAACTGACGCCAAACTACGATTAAATCAATATCCAAATCAGTTTTCAGGTGGTATGTTACAAAGAGTTTGTATTGCTATGGCTTTGATGTGCGATCCTAAGATTCTAATCGCAGACGAACCAACCAGTGCCATTGATGTCACGATTCAATTGCAATTGATCGAACTTTTGAAAGAACTTCGAAAAGAAAATGGAATGTCAGTGTTATTTATTTCTCATGATATCGGACTTGTGAGCCATATTGCAGATCGAATTGCAGTCATGTATGCGGGAAAGATCATTGAACAAGGAACAGTTGGCGAGATCATTGATACACCTAAACATCCTTATACTCAAGCTTTAATCGCTGCCTATCCGACACACGAAAACATTGGTAAAAAATTAGTGACAATCGAAGGAATTGTACCATCACCAAAATCTTATCCAAAAGGTTGTCGTTTTCACACTCGTTGTAGCGAAAAAATCGATCTTTGTGACAAGTCCGTTCCCAAATTGATTCCAATTACTGAATACCAATCTGTAGAATGTTTTTTATACGGAGGAAAAGAAAGTGCTTAATGTAAAAGATTTAGTTGTTTCTTATAAACAATCACAAACATTATCTTTCTCTTCCAAACGACTTGTGGCCGTTGAAGGAGTTAGTTTTTCAATTCCCCAAGGAAAAATTTTAGGTCTTGTAGGTGAGTCCGGTTGTGGTAAATCAACCATTGGCCGAGCCATATTGTCCTTATTACCGTTTGATTCTGGATCAATTCAATTCGAAAATAAAGAAATTAAAGATATTCCCAAAGAAGAACAAAAAGCCCTTCGACGTAAAATCCAAGTTGTATTCCAAGATCCATATTCTTCATTAAACCCACGTTTTACAATTGAAGAAATTATTACCGAAGGACTACAAATCCATTTTCCTAATTTGAGTTCCTCTGAAAAAAAAGAAAAAGCAATAAAGGCACTTGCAGAAGTAAATTTACCTTCAGATATTTTACATCGGTATCCACATGAATTTAGTGGGGGGCAAAGACAAAGAATTGCGATTGCCCGAGCTTTAATTTTGGAACCAAACCTTGTTGTTTGTGACGAAGCCGTTTCTGCTTTGGATATTTCCACACAAGCACAAGTAATTAATAATATTTTGTTATTACGTGAGAAATATAGCTTATCTTATTTGTTTATATCTCATGACTTGAACATTGTAAAACACGTATCCGATCGAATTGCTGTCATGTATTTAGGACAAATTGT is a genomic window containing:
- the nadA gene encoding quinolinate synthase NadA — translated: MSLVTKDQLVQKLNPIYLPHEIEERILPLAEEINRLKKEKNAVILGHNYMTPDVFWGVSDIIGDSLYLSKMAKETTASMILFNGVHFMAETAKILSPEKKVLIADMKAGCSLAEAITRDDVKALKAKYPGVPVVTYVNCSAEVKAETDVCCTSANALQIVNAIEGDTVIFLPDEYLAGNVRNQTSKTIISHPGRCMVHEIYTPEDIRSAKRLFSGNLTVITHPECHEDVVKEADFSGSTSQMVDFIRQSKTNKIMLVTECSMGDNLRAEFPEKEFVSTCQTCPHMKKITLEKVRDALLKEQFEIFLDEEVIRLAQKSVNRMLELSYKK
- the ispF gene encoding 2-C-methyl-D-erythritol 2,4-cyclodiphosphate synthase codes for the protein MFRVGNGIDFHKLIHEPFRPLVLAGVEVKSEFAFLGHSDADVILHAVADAILGALALGDIGVHFPDTDPQYKNMKSSRIIEKCLDLMIEKKFKLVNIDCTYVGDHPKINPIRAELNASLASITKLPLDCVSIKATTSEGMGSLGRSEGVMVMATVLLESTKAKS
- a CDS encoding SpoIIE family protein phosphatase, encoding MYQRENHLSRHANPFPEILDDIVYNRILKDPNYWISQDLEDKIIQIVSQSLDISGILYHLGTESLITNAYDLLPLDDSRIDLEEMICRLPILIGRLTRVVYLNVKTISDQKVLFVFKYLPEYQEKWYDAVFFQGMLNGLAVLFELKTFAIRMTKTKLFGIHVSHKELGEDIQFGADSNEYELEWSEDNLFLSRSRLTKDDVSNRHRVMVTSRIDSQLEEISIVDVKDVVRRSRELAIENRDLEAAVEVLKSFKQELEKKQLSMAKDLRLAKNIQKGLIPEIIPDWNGIQFWTGFTPMQEVSGDYYDYFPYHTNKLGVAVCDVSGHGVPAAFITALSKLLFSNFKKTKPSETFKLINRELLDLVKQQGYTTCVYVLIHDDYKVIYSVAGHPRPILYRANTKRAEICEGDGTFLGMFPDAGDTFQDFQIQLEPGDKLFLYTDGLTEAENDKGVQYGETKLIQIIESCAEKSIQETVEFILSNHKEFTMGTDPMDDITLLGLQLSPRLAEFNIIKAKADEVYRKKEYKDALFFYEQAHQILPRELDTQLFYGKALAYNGNYEEAISLLESYNKFKTNHYKSHSVLGYCYYQMEMFDKAEIEWKKAHSINDSNLSNLYNLAQLYRKINQKKKMKDVIEKMKRIEESYLHILPLEKKWESLPDE
- a CDS encoding carotenoid 1,2-hydratase — protein: MNKIKILILSFCFFHFSFPKDHSFHSDFGLEWCYFVGHLESASGNRYGYELSFFRLKISNDQDWNPEVFPVHFAISDFTGKKHKTSQTMKRTIGDLSGYSDKTIYSGDYHLEIISKDKFHIKASSKSKNLSLDLDLEGNGKILVHGKDGLSIKSNRNPSIFSYYYSYPRLYTKGTLKFDEKIETIISGDSWMDHEWSERNAKSIPSLATGETGWDWICLSDISGGDYVFFRFRESPTMSPEVFGTYRDPKGKVTSWMKPGQIQMESTGSIWKSPNTKIEYPLHWKIRYPDGEWLVSPIFNEQEFDGTKTTATIYWEGGVEAKDPIQKKSAKGYLELKGYKKPKEWWEF
- a CDS encoding ABC transporter permease subunit, producing the protein MWKYFLKRFLLIFPTLLGITFLVFLISHFAPGGPLNSEIAKIKGAGNLAGASTKQISQEEIELIKQRLHLDKPAPVAYLLWLKQIVQFDLGESRLHSRKVSDLIVEKLPVSLFFGLSGFFLTYLICIPLGIQKALKEGSRFDFISSFIIFFTYSLPVFAFAMLLLYLFASGEVFSFFPLGHEVSDFYEDLSFWGKVNDRLAHMFLPVICYVVGSFAVLTLLMKNSLLDQIAKESVRTAVSKGLSFSDSIFHHAFRNSLIPIATGFGSNLTLIFSGSLFIELVFNIDGMGLLSFEAVRERDTDLMMGLLLAQSFLGLIGKIVSDFCYILIDPRIDFE
- a CDS encoding ABC transporter permease, encoding MNFISNPANIRKWEKFKKNKRAYYSLLILLYTYVLSLFSPLLINNKPLIVFYEGSVSFPIFSFYPETTFGGNNLTEPNYKKLSREERFTNSSNYMLFPPIPFGVNEDNLDSLEEGTNPPSKPNVRHWMGTDDRGRDVFTRIIYGYRLAMTFSLILIIVEIFLASFIGGIQGYFVGRLDLFLQRIIEILSAIPFLYLILIMGSFFGRGFLVLIVTYGSLSWIGLSYYMRGEFLKLRKQQFVDAAKTLGASSFSIIMRHLLPNSLTPLVTFLPFILISAISVLSALDFLGYGIPAPNPSWGELIGQGRERLTAWWLITFPSVALFLTILFSAFVGEGLRDAFDPKDKVVYE
- a CDS encoding ABC transporter ATP-binding protein, translating into MTNIKKAIQVKDLSIQIKTDDGILSIVDHVNFDLVSGETLALVGESGCGKSITSLALTKLLPSNTTVYPTGSILFGENDLLKSDPNHLRSVRGREISYVFQEPFSALNPLHKIGNQLTEGFLLHGLGSKEEAEEKAIYLLERVGITDAKLRLNQYPNQFSGGMLQRVCIAMALMCDPKILIADEPTSAIDVTIQLQLIELLKELRKENGMSVLFISHDIGLVSHIADRIAVMYAGKIIEQGTVGEIIDTPKHPYTQALIAAYPTHENIGKKLVTIEGIVPSPKSYPKGCRFHTRCSEKIDLCDKSVPKLIPITEYQSVECFLYGGKESA
- a CDS encoding ABC transporter ATP-binding protein; the protein is MLNVKDLVVSYKQSQTLSFSSKRLVAVEGVSFSIPQGKILGLVGESGCGKSTIGRAILSLLPFDSGSIQFENKEIKDIPKEEQKALRRKIQVVFQDPYSSLNPRFTIEEIITEGLQIHFPNLSSSEKKEKAIKALAEVNLPSDILHRYPHEFSGGQRQRIAIARALILEPNLVVCDEAVSALDISTQAQVINNILLLREKYSLSYLFISHDLNIVKHVSDRIAVMYLGQIVEEGSRDEISNSPFHPYTKALFSASFDLKDRTKVSQPLTGEIPSLMNKPLGCRFHTRCPIAKEICKTEEPMESFPSATHRVKCHFPLK